A genomic window from Gymnodinialimonas ceratoperidinii includes:
- the rsgA gene encoding ribosome small subunit-dependent GTPase A, which translates to MTTLTLADLGWSPRHSAQLTDEDAGATPARVNKVSRSRITALSAEGPLRLITQGEESTGNYVTGDWVLADAAQGIVLRRLERDTLLTRRAAGSGLDTQLIAANVDTLGIVTSCNADFNIARLERYLAMAASAGCVPLIILTKSDTAEDPRDYERRAEALSPLASAIAMNAKAEDAAEVLKPWADNGQTFALVGSSGVGKTTLANALTGAEDATAGVREDDAKGRHTTTSRGLAQTIFGGWLIDTPGMRALRLNDAADGIGAVFADVEALTEQCKFRDCAHETEPGCAVQAAVAAGTLDADRVKRFLKLVREDEINQEASHERRARERDFKKMTKTVIAASKRKRGKK; encoded by the coding sequence ATGACCACTCTCACACTTGCTGACCTCGGCTGGTCCCCTCGGCATAGCGCGCAGCTCACCGATGAGGACGCCGGCGCCACGCCTGCGCGCGTCAACAAGGTCTCGCGGTCGCGGATCACGGCGTTGAGCGCCGAGGGCCCGCTGCGGCTGATCACACAAGGCGAGGAAAGCACGGGAAATTATGTCACCGGCGATTGGGTTCTGGCCGATGCCGCGCAGGGTATCGTGCTGCGGCGGCTGGAGCGTGACACGCTGCTGACCCGCCGGGCAGCGGGCTCCGGCCTCGATACGCAGTTGATCGCGGCCAATGTCGATACGCTCGGGATCGTCACTTCCTGCAACGCCGATTTCAACATCGCCCGGCTGGAACGCTACCTTGCCATGGCGGCCTCGGCTGGTTGCGTGCCGCTGATCATCCTCACCAAGTCCGACACGGCGGAGGACCCCCGCGATTATGAGCGTCGCGCCGAGGCGCTGTCGCCGCTGGCCTCCGCCATCGCGATGAACGCCAAGGCCGAGGATGCGGCCGAGGTGTTGAAGCCTTGGGCTGATAACGGGCAGACCTTCGCCCTCGTCGGGTCCTCTGGCGTGGGCAAGACGACCCTCGCCAATGCGCTGACCGGGGCCGAGGATGCCACGGCGGGCGTGCGCGAGGATGATGCGAAGGGCCGTCACACGACGACCTCCCGCGGCTTGGCGCAGACGATCTTCGGCGGCTGGCTGATCGACACGCCGGGCATGCGCGCCCTGCGCCTGAACGATGCAGCCGACGGGATCGGCGCGGTTTTCGCCGACGTGGAGGCGCTGACGGAACAATGCAAGTTCCGCGATTGCGCCCATGAGACAGAGCCCGGATGCGCGGTGCAGGCTGCGGTAGCGGCGGGCACGCTGGACGCGGACCGGGTGAAACGCTTCCTGAAGCTGGTGCGCGAGGACGAGATCAACCAGGAGGCAAGCCACGAACGGCGCGCGCGGGAGCGGGACTTCAAGAAGATGACCAAGACGGTGATCGCCGCGTCAAAGCGCAAACGCGGCAAGAAATAG
- the ypfJ gene encoding KPN_02809 family neutral zinc metallopeptidase encodes MRLRNRRTSRNIIDQRRSRGIRGGGLSGGRMAGGGGLGLLAIVAVGYFLGVDLTPLLNQQGMPMQPQTQQTQTRELTSAEEEAGLFVSQVLATTEDVWGEIYPRAFGESYDPPALVLFSGSTRSNCGAAQAATGPFYCPADERAYLDTAFFAYMSRELGAGGDFAAAYVIAHEVAHHIQQELGILEEANRVRASSSQTRSNQISVMIELQADCFSGVWASQLDGLLEPGDLNEALNAAERIGDDYLQARSGRAVNPHTFTHGTSEQRQRWFTVGYETGDPNACDTFGASRL; translated from the coding sequence ATGCGTTTGCGCAATCGCAGAACCAGCCGCAACATCATCGATCAGCGCCGCAGCCGGGGCATTCGCGGCGGAGGTCTTTCCGGTGGACGCATGGCCGGGGGCGGCGGTCTGGGACTGCTGGCCATTGTGGCGGTGGGATATTTCCTCGGGGTCGACCTCACGCCGCTGCTCAACCAGCAGGGCATGCCGATGCAGCCGCAGACGCAGCAAACCCAGACCAGAGAGCTTACTTCGGCCGAGGAAGAAGCGGGCCTTTTCGTCAGCCAGGTGCTTGCCACGACGGAAGACGTCTGGGGCGAGATTTACCCCCGCGCCTTCGGCGAAAGCTACGATCCGCCCGCGCTGGTGCTGTTCTCGGGCTCGACCCGCTCCAACTGTGGCGCGGCGCAGGCCGCGACCGGGCCGTTCTACTGCCCCGCTGATGAGCGCGCCTACCTCGACACCGCGTTCTTCGCCTATATGTCGCGCGAGTTGGGCGCAGGCGGTGATTTCGCCGCCGCCTACGTGATCGCCCACGAGGTCGCCCACCACATCCAGCAGGAACTTGGCATCCTCGAAGAAGCCAACCGCGTGCGCGCGTCGTCTTCCCAGACCCGGTCGAACCAGATCTCGGTGATGATCGAACTTCAGGCCGATTGCTTCTCGGGCGTCTGGGCCTCGCAGCTCGATGGGCTGCTCGAACCCGGAGATCTGAACGAGGCGCTGAATGCGGCCGAGCGGATCGGCGACGATTATCTGCAAGCCCGCTCGGGCCGCGCCGTGAACCCGCATACTTTTACCCACGGCACGTCCGAGCAGCGCCAGCGCTGGTTCACCGTGGGCTACGAGACCGGTGACCCCAATGCCTGCGACACCTTCGGCGCGTCGCGGCTCTGA
- a CDS encoding DMT family transporter yields MPDSDSLPQNPLRGISLKIASVCVFVLMAALIKSSAGTIPPGQAVFFRSFFAIPIILAWLMMRHDLAHGLETANPMGHVWRGLVGTAAMGLGFAGLGLLPLPEVTAIGYAAPILVVIFAAMFLGEEVRLFRLSMVALGLGGVLIVLSPRLVVDPDNVDTAQALGAVLVLMGAVCAALAQVFVRKLVQTERTAAIVFWFSVTASFLSLLTLPWGWVWPSPLQFGTLIAAGLAGGVGQILLTSSYRQADASLIAPFEYTSMLLAIFVGYFVFGEIPTLTMLSGAALIVFAGIAIILRERHLGIKRGARRAGTPQP; encoded by the coding sequence ATGCCTGACTCCGACAGCCTGCCGCAAAACCCCCTTCGCGGGATATCCCTGAAAATCGCTTCGGTCTGCGTCTTCGTCCTGATGGCGGCGCTGATCAAATCATCGGCGGGCACCATTCCGCCGGGGCAGGCGGTCTTCTTCCGCTCGTTCTTCGCGATCCCGATCATTCTGGCGTGGCTGATGATGCGTCACGACCTTGCCCACGGGCTCGAGACCGCCAACCCCATGGGCCACGTCTGGCGTGGGCTCGTTGGCACGGCTGCCATGGGGCTCGGCTTCGCGGGCCTCGGCCTGTTGCCCCTGCCCGAGGTGACGGCGATCGGCTACGCGGCGCCGATCCTCGTGGTCATCTTCGCGGCGATGTTTCTGGGCGAAGAGGTGCGGCTGTTCCGCCTGTCGATGGTGGCCCTCGGCCTCGGCGGCGTGCTGATCGTGCTGTCACCACGCCTTGTCGTCGATCCCGACAATGTCGATACGGCGCAGGCGCTTGGCGCCGTGCTGGTCCTGATGGGGGCCGTCTGCGCGGCGTTGGCGCAGGTCTTCGTGCGCAAACTTGTCCAGACCGAGAGGACGGCGGCCATCGTCTTCTGGTTCTCGGTCACGGCATCGTTCCTGTCGCTGCTGACCTTGCCGTGGGGATGGGTCTGGCCCTCTCCGCTGCAGTTCGGCACCCTGATCGCGGCGGGCCTTGCCGGCGGCGTAGGGCAGATCCTGCTGACCTCGTCCTACCGTCAGGCCGACGCCTCCCTGATCGCGCCCTTCGAATATACCTCGATGCTGCTGGCGATCTTCGTGGGCTATTTCGTGTTCGGAGAAATCCCGACACTCACCATGCTTTCAGGCGCGGCGCTGATCGTATTCGCGGGCATCGCGATCATCCTGCGAGAGCGGCATTTGGGCATCAAGCGCGGCGCGCGCCGGGCGGGCACGCCGCAGCCGTAG
- the nudC gene encoding NAD(+) diphosphatase, whose translation MRVSEDVTFGTSGLDRAAALRLNPERLRAALQAGAPVLPMWRGKMLVEGKPEDGAVTLAFRTMADKVLSRTTETPVLLGLHEDGETPVFALDISAWTPKAVDEAAMDTFLDPTVQIHPAERLSGAGFRELRGVMTHLSRRDAELAATARAILTWHTTHQFCAKCGAKSEMTQAGWQRDCPSCEAKHFPRTDPVVIMLITHGDRVLVGRSPGWPEGMYSLLAGFVEPGESIEAAVRREVFEESGVHVGRVDYLSSQPWPFPASLMFGCRGEALSTEIDVDPDEIEDAKWVTRSEMLEVFAGNDPTMLPARKGAIAQFLLHHWLADTLN comes from the coding sequence ATGCGCGTGAGCGAAGACGTAACTTTCGGGACTTCGGGCCTCGATCGCGCGGCGGCCCTGCGGCTGAACCCCGAGCGTTTGCGCGCGGCTCTGCAGGCGGGCGCGCCGGTGCTACCGATGTGGCGCGGCAAGATGCTGGTGGAGGGCAAGCCCGAGGACGGCGCGGTGACGCTGGCGTTTCGCACGATGGCGGACAAGGTCCTGTCGCGCACGACGGAAACGCCGGTGCTTCTGGGGCTGCACGAAGATGGCGAGACCCCGGTCTTCGCGCTCGACATCTCCGCATGGACGCCCAAGGCCGTCGACGAGGCGGCGATGGACACATTCCTCGATCCGACAGTGCAGATCCACCCGGCCGAGCGCCTGTCCGGCGCGGGCTTTCGCGAATTGCGCGGGGTGATGACCCACCTCAGCCGCCGCGACGCCGAGTTGGCCGCGACGGCCCGCGCGATCCTGACGTGGCACACGACGCATCAGTTCTGCGCCAAATGCGGCGCGAAAAGCGAGATGACGCAGGCGGGCTGGCAACGCGATTGCCCAAGCTGCGAGGCCAAGCATTTTCCGCGCACCGATCCGGTGGTCATCATGCTGATCACCCACGGCGACCGCGTGCTTGTGGGCCGCTCCCCCGGCTGGCCGGAGGGCATGTATTCGCTGCTGGCGGGCTTCGTGGAGCCGGGAGAGAGCATCGAGGCGGCGGTGCGCCGGGAGGTCTTCGAAGAATCCGGCGTGCACGTGGGCCGTGTCGATTACCTCTCCAGCCAGCCGTGGCCCTTCCCGGCCTCGTTGATGTTCGGCTGCCGGGGCGAGGCGCTGAGTACCGAGATCGATGTTGACCCCGACGAGATCGAGGATGCCAAATGGGTCACGCGCAGTGAGATGCTGGAGGTTTTTGCCGGCAATGATCCAACGATGCTGCCCGCCCGCAAAGGCGCCATCGCGCAGTTTTTGCTGCATCACTGGCTTGCGGATACGTTGAATTGA